Sequence from the Fulvivirga ligni genome:
TATTAAATCCACAAAGAATACGTAAAGCTAGTACTACTTGAGATGAAGTAGTATTGGAAGCATCGCATACAGCGAAAATCATTTTGAGCTGGCTGTCTTGAATATTTGCTTCACTAACATCTAAATCTGCCGCTGAAAAACTCTGCTGAGTCTTAGCCAGGTAGGTGGCCACTTTACTATCAAACACTTTTTTATGCTTGAAGTGATCTTTGCAAGCGTTCTTAGCCACAGTATATAGCCAGGCTTGAGGCTTTTCAGGCACACCTTTGAGCTTCCAGGATTCGGTGGCTTTGAGGAAGGTGTCACTCACTATGTCCTCAGCCAGATCTATTTGATCAAGCCCATATTTATTACAGATTACAGCAACAAGCTTGCTGTATTCCGTCCTAAATAAGTCTGGGATAAGCTGATCCGGCATAGCGGCAATATTTATAGATTAATGTAGGGCACCTCAATAAGTTTTGAAATGCCCTTTAAGTTTTAAGCATCAAATACCATCACATCTCGTACTTCCACGGTGCCGCCGTTTAGAAATATAGGACACCCTTTAGTCATCTTCACTGCCTCTGCCAAAGTTTCTGCTTTTACCGTGGTGTAGCCGCCGATATACTCTTTCACCTCTACGTAAGGCCCATCAGATACTACTGTGTCTTTTGTTACGGTTTGCCCTTCAAAGCCCAATGCGTCGGTAGCCACTAACTTATCCTGGGCGGCTATACCACCGATCCAGTCATTCCAAAGCTTGACGGACTGCTGCATTTCTTCAGGAGAAGGCTGTGGAGCATCATTTCTTTCATTACGGAAAATCATCATAAATTCTTTCATAACAATATATTTTAATGGTTTATGCTTAGATGACGATCGACTTAAATTGAATAGAACATAGTCTGAAATATTTTTTCAAGAGCCTAATCAATAATAACATCCTCGCGCACATTTGCTTTCCCTCCCCAAGTGGTATAAGTATACCGATAGTAGTATTTTAAGGCCGGATCATTTCTAATGGATGATAATTGTAAGTACTTATTTTCGAAGCTTTTATAAGTCATAGATTGACCAGGAGTAGGATCCACCCTTACCCAGCCAAATTCCTGAAGATAAACCTCCGCCCACGAATGCAATGGTGTATTTCCATAAGATGTGGTTATACCATCTATAACCCGTGCTGGTATGCTGTCAGCTCGACAGAGCGCCACAAACAAGTCGGCAAACTCAGTGCAATCTCCAGATTTGCTCTGAAAAGCTTTTGCAGCTCCTTTTACTTCTGCAATGTACCCTTCATAGTAAAGGTAATTCCGAACAAAATCGAATATGTTTCTTACTGCTTTCTGCTCATCTTCATCCGCTAATTCCATAGCCTGGCGTTTAATTTTAGCGTTGGATATCTCGATATATTTCTCCTCCTGAAGATACTGTGGCATCATCTCAATTGGAATATCGTTGACCTTCTGCTTTTTAATTGAAGCCAGATCATATTTAAAAAGCTCAGCTTTAAACTTGATAGATATCTCAGCCTTCTCTCCCAAATTCTTCATTACAAATACTGCATAAAGATTTTCTCCACTGCTAAATGTATCGCTGGGCTGAACTGAATAGGTGAGCTCACTTATACTTTGCCTGCCCGCAAGACTCTTGGGAATTTGATGTATTATCCTTAAACTATCAATAGCATCCGTAGCGGGCTCTATCGCTAATTTAAATTCTATATGGTGTTCATTCTTTTGAGCCTTTACCACTAGACCTGAAAAGCAAACTATAACTACCACCAGTTGGATTTTAAGAAAGGATTTTAATAAGATCTGTTTTTTCATCGTGATTGAGCTAAAAGCCAGGGTATTAAAGTTTTTTCTCTCCCCACATTCTCCCAGCTGTTGTGTTTAACGCCAGGATAGGAAGTAAATTTCACTTTCTTACCTCCTTGTTTAATAATAGCATCATAAACCTGCTTTGAATACTTTATGTCTACCACGTCATCATTTTCTCCGTGAAAAAAACACAGCGGCACATCCAGCATATTAGAAACCTGATCTTTACTGCCACCACCACACACCACATAGGCAGCAGCAAACTTTCCCGGCTCTT
This genomic interval carries:
- a CDS encoding YciI family protein, with amino-acid sequence MKEFMMIFRNERNDAPQPSPEEMQQSVKLWNDWIGGIAAQDKLVATDALGFEGQTVTKDTVVSDGPYVEVKEYIGGYTTVKAETLAEAVKMTKGCPIFLNGGTVEVRDVMVFDA
- a CDS encoding transglutaminase-like domain-containing protein gives rise to the protein MKKQILLKSFLKIQLVVVIVCFSGLVVKAQKNEHHIEFKLAIEPATDAIDSLRIIHQIPKSLAGRQSISELTYSVQPSDTFSSGENLYAVFVMKNLGEKAEISIKFKAELFKYDLASIKKQKVNDIPIEMMPQYLQEEKYIEISNAKIKRQAMELADEDEQKAVRNIFDFVRNYLYYEGYIAEVKGAAKAFQSKSGDCTEFADLFVALCRADSIPARVIDGITTSYGNTPLHSWAEVYLQEFGWVRVDPTPGQSMTYKSFENKYLQLSSIRNDPALKYYYRYTYTTWGGKANVREDVIID